In Myxococcus stipitatus, a single window of DNA contains:
- a CDS encoding Fic family protein: MRAGRYVQQHSGYRAFIPAPLPPAPGVRLDGELTALLSEADRALGRLDGVSSILPNPDLFVAMYVRYEAVLSSQIEGTQSTLEDVLEFEMDAAGARRVKDAEEVVNYVQAMNYGLERLPSLPLSLRLLREIHERLMRGVRGSERNPGDFRTSQNWIGPEGCTLASATFVPPPPYEMLEALANLETFLHQPGNLPALIHCGLAHAQFETIHPFLDGNGRVGRLLITLLLCERRILERPLLYLSVYLKQHRAEYYDRLTAIRSDGDWEGWLRFFLRGVAEVSVSSTATARAILKLREDSRQLLAQSAQAVRLLDFLFAKPVTSVRATEEYLGCSYVTASSVIEQLVDVGLLREMTGQKRNRLYRYEPYLALFEGQGIETARAESRSG; this comes from the coding sequence ATGCGGGCAGGCAGGTACGTCCAGCAGCACTCCGGGTATCGGGCCTTCATTCCCGCTCCCCTTCCGCCGGCGCCTGGGGTGAGGCTGGATGGCGAACTGACCGCGCTCCTGAGCGAGGCGGATCGGGCGCTCGGGCGCCTAGACGGTGTGTCCTCCATCCTTCCGAACCCCGACCTCTTCGTGGCGATGTACGTGCGCTACGAAGCAGTCCTCAGCTCCCAGATAGAAGGCACCCAGAGCACGCTCGAGGACGTCCTCGAGTTCGAGATGGACGCGGCGGGGGCCCGGCGCGTGAAGGACGCGGAGGAGGTCGTCAACTACGTCCAGGCGATGAACTATGGCCTCGAGCGGCTCCCCTCCCTCCCGCTGTCGCTCCGGTTGTTGAGGGAGATTCACGAGCGACTGATGAGAGGGGTTCGCGGCAGTGAGCGGAACCCTGGTGACTTCAGGACGAGCCAGAACTGGATTGGCCCGGAGGGTTGCACGCTGGCGAGCGCGACCTTCGTCCCCCCGCCGCCGTACGAGATGCTCGAGGCGCTGGCGAACCTGGAGACATTCCTCCATCAACCGGGAAACCTGCCGGCCCTCATCCATTGTGGCTTGGCGCATGCCCAGTTCGAGACCATCCATCCCTTCCTGGATGGGAATGGTCGGGTGGGGCGCCTGCTCATCACGTTGTTGCTCTGCGAGCGCCGCATCCTGGAGCGTCCGCTGCTCTACCTGAGCGTCTACCTGAAGCAGCACCGGGCGGAATACTACGACCGGTTGACGGCCATTCGGAGCGATGGGGACTGGGAAGGGTGGTTGCGCTTCTTCCTGCGGGGCGTGGCGGAGGTCAGCGTCTCCTCCACGGCGACCGCGCGGGCCATCCTCAAGCTGCGGGAGGACTCCCGTCAGTTGCTCGCGCAGAGCGCTCAAGCGGTCCGGCTGCTCGACTTCCTCTTCGCGAAGCCCGTGACCTCGGTCCGCGCCACGGAGGAGTACCTCGGTTGTTCCTACGTCACGGCGAGCTCGGTCATCGAGCAGCTGGTCGACGTGGGCCTCCTTCGGGAGATGACGGGCCAGAAGCGCAACCGGTTGTACCGGTATGAGCCGTACCTCGCGCTCTTCGAGGGACAGGGCATCGAGACGGCGCGCGCGGAATCCCGGTCCGGGTAG
- a CDS encoding serine/threonine-protein kinase, with product MAETTPQQFGKYVLLSKIAAGGMAVTYRARLTGAAGVTKPCVIKQILPHYVDDPDFVEMFVGEARLVASMSHSNIAQVFDFGEVDGQYFIAMEFVRGQPLSKVLRRAQKAGMGFFPEALALHIASKLCDGLDYAHRHVGEDGQEMGLVHRDVSPDNVLISYEGEVKVIDFGIAKATSAVEAKTSPGTLKGKYPYFSPEQAQGRQDLDARTDVYAAGVVLYEMVCGKRPYEGEFVTVLPRILTGDCLPPSALNPTVSPDLETVISHTMALDREARYQTAKELSESLVELLYRDNPRFTPALLSQLMAYLFAEELIADGRKAEVTPAFKEQVALWQSGVVEPSANRARPLSSGSGSIRPSSPGMRSRPGSDGGAPASEGGTRRPVTGSSPGVRKVTSAGSMRRVTNPNMARADTSQAMRRPVTSERPGPPVPELPEEPDTDAAHLIQTMVPTVVPAAVATLAAPHDTPIELPAAKPAGAPPQTGARAYTGTGYRTSVDDVREQLAKEEEAQRAKQQKAVKTMSMYVFGSAIVLLFIALFYHFVVKSDAQDTGGHVTGTLWVTSVPAGAAVKLNGRDVPGKTPLMVDGVLVGEANTLVLTLPGHLAWTRRFTPASAMMEPMKAELRALATAEPAPAQPTAAPVKTDTEPRPDGETVAVAPTLAPDAGPSPDADAGVAVAEAGGEATPEAAEEKPLAHRMEREVDYPTRILVLRPMFNAAPMAEYPTATIDLNPAAAYSIWTQGTASLAEGRSTASGTVVYFAEGDGPADGSFGVLSNSTRTVKGARKLHVFAIDDNGPDDNSGTIQVVIRQSAYVPPRSLTFDAKTNAFALKPEHKVVLRGLNPRATYLFTVRDDFAELRSGANGKVHQAVCVERGTEPVSARASHRLLEVGKRYQVTGVEDVSCFFPDTRTTDNQGALAVDVVDVTTLSNKERAKALRGSRRSER from the coding sequence GTGGCGGAAACCACCCCCCAGCAATTCGGCAAATACGTCCTTCTTTCGAAGATTGCCGCGGGCGGCATGGCCGTTACCTACCGCGCCCGGCTGACGGGAGCGGCGGGCGTCACCAAGCCGTGCGTCATCAAGCAGATCCTCCCGCACTACGTCGACGACCCGGACTTCGTCGAGATGTTCGTGGGCGAGGCGCGGCTGGTGGCCAGCATGAGCCACAGCAACATCGCGCAGGTCTTCGACTTCGGCGAGGTGGACGGCCAGTACTTCATCGCCATGGAGTTCGTGCGCGGCCAGCCCCTGTCCAAGGTGCTGCGGCGCGCGCAGAAGGCGGGCATGGGGTTCTTCCCCGAGGCGCTCGCGCTGCACATCGCCAGCAAGCTGTGTGACGGCCTGGACTACGCGCACCGCCACGTGGGCGAGGACGGACAGGAGATGGGGCTCGTCCACCGCGACGTGTCGCCGGACAACGTCCTCATCTCCTACGAGGGCGAGGTCAAGGTCATCGACTTCGGCATCGCCAAGGCGACGAGCGCCGTGGAGGCGAAGACGTCGCCCGGCACGCTCAAGGGCAAGTACCCGTACTTCTCCCCGGAGCAGGCGCAGGGCCGGCAGGACCTGGACGCGCGCACGGACGTGTACGCGGCCGGCGTGGTGCTCTACGAGATGGTGTGCGGCAAGCGCCCCTACGAGGGCGAGTTCGTCACCGTGCTGCCGCGCATCCTCACCGGCGACTGCCTGCCGCCGTCGGCGCTCAACCCGACGGTGAGCCCCGACCTGGAGACGGTCATCTCCCACACCATGGCGCTGGACCGCGAGGCCCGGTACCAGACGGCGAAGGAGCTGAGCGAGTCGCTGGTGGAGCTGCTCTACCGCGACAACCCGCGCTTCACGCCCGCGCTGCTGTCGCAGCTGATGGCCTACCTCTTCGCGGAGGAGCTGATCGCCGACGGTCGCAAGGCGGAGGTGACGCCCGCGTTCAAGGAGCAGGTGGCCCTGTGGCAGAGCGGCGTGGTGGAGCCCTCGGCCAACCGCGCGCGCCCGCTGTCCTCCGGGAGCGGGAGCATCCGCCCCTCCAGTCCCGGCATGCGCTCGCGTCCGGGCAGCGACGGTGGCGCGCCCGCCAGCGAGGGCGGCACGCGCCGTCCCGTCACGGGCAGCAGCCCCGGCGTTCGCAAGGTGACGAGCGCGGGCAGCATGCGCCGGGTGACCAACCCGAACATGGCCCGCGCGGACACGTCACAGGCCATGCGCCGCCCCGTCACCAGCGAGCGCCCGGGCCCGCCCGTGCCGGAGCTGCCGGAGGAGCCGGACACCGACGCGGCCCACCTCATCCAGACGATGGTGCCCACCGTCGTCCCCGCCGCGGTGGCGACGCTCGCCGCGCCCCACGACACGCCCATCGAGCTGCCCGCCGCCAAGCCGGCCGGAGCCCCGCCCCAGACCGGCGCGCGGGCCTACACGGGCACGGGCTACCGCACGTCGGTGGACGACGTGCGCGAGCAGCTGGCGAAGGAGGAGGAGGCGCAGCGCGCCAAGCAGCAGAAGGCCGTGAAGACGATGAGCATGTACGTCTTCGGCTCGGCCATCGTCCTGCTCTTCATCGCGCTGTTCTACCACTTCGTCGTCAAGTCGGACGCGCAGGACACCGGCGGCCACGTCACGGGCACGCTGTGGGTGACGTCCGTCCCCGCCGGCGCCGCCGTGAAGCTCAATGGCCGGGACGTGCCCGGCAAGACGCCGCTCATGGTGGACGGCGTCCTGGTGGGAGAGGCCAACACGCTCGTGCTCACGCTGCCGGGCCATCTGGCCTGGACGCGCCGGTTCACGCCCGCTTCCGCGATGATGGAGCCGATGAAGGCGGAGCTGCGGGCGCTCGCCACGGCCGAGCCGGCGCCGGCGCAACCCACGGCCGCGCCGGTGAAGACCGACACGGAGCCGCGGCCCGACGGAGAAACCGTGGCCGTGGCCCCGACCTTGGCTCCGGACGCGGGTCCGTCGCCGGACGCCGACGCGGGCGTCGCGGTGGCGGAGGCCGGAGGCGAGGCGACACCCGAGGCCGCGGAGGAGAAGCCGCTCGCCCACCGCATGGAGCGCGAGGTGGACTACCCCACCCGCATCCTGGTGCTGCGCCCCATGTTCAACGCCGCGCCCATGGCCGAATACCCCACGGCCACCATCGACCTGAACCCCGCCGCCGCCTACTCCATCTGGACCCAGGGCACCGCCTCCCTGGCCGAGGGACGGTCCACCGCCTCCGGCACGGTGGTCTACTTCGCGGAGGGCGACGGCCCGGCGGATGGCAGCTTCGGCGTGCTGAGCAACTCGACGCGCACGGTGAAGGGGGCGCGCAAGCTGCACGTGTTCGCCATCGACGACAACGGCCCCGACGACAACAGCGGCACCATCCAGGTCGTCATCCGCCAGTCCGCCTACGTCCCGCCGCGCTCGCTCACCTTCGACGCCAAGACGAACGCCTTCGCGCTCAAGCCCGAGCACAAGGTGGTGCTGCGCGGCCTCAACCCGCGCGCCACGTACCTGTTCACCGTGCGCGACGACTTCGCGGAGCTGCGCTCGGGCGCCAACGGCAAGGTGCACCAGGCGGTGTGTGTCGAGCGTGGCACGGAGCCCGTGTCCGCGCGCGCCTCTCACCGGCTCCTCGAAGTAGGCAAGCGCTACCAGGTCACCGGCGTCGAGGACGTGAGCTGCTTCTTCCCGGACACCCGCACCACGGACAACCAGGGCGCGCTCGCGGTGGATGTCGTGGACGTCACCACCCTGTCCAACAAGGAGCGGGCCAAGGCCCTGCGCGGCTCGCGCCGCTCGGAGCGCTGA
- a CDS encoding ExbD/TolR family protein has protein sequence MAFDLGGGKKGLKPSMNVTPLVDVVLVLLIIFMVVTPLLTKQMWMTVPAKNDKQEEQPPPPPDALPPVVLTVDRGGVLRINREEVPRDQVVARLKRMLNARPDKIVFFDAGDDVPYGAAMDVLDLARGGDITVGVLPDKLAD, from the coding sequence ATGGCATTCGACCTCGGAGGCGGAAAGAAGGGGCTCAAGCCCTCGATGAACGTCACGCCGCTGGTGGACGTGGTGCTCGTCCTCCTCATCATCTTCATGGTCGTCACCCCGCTGCTCACCAAGCAGATGTGGATGACGGTGCCGGCCAAGAACGACAAGCAGGAGGAGCAGCCGCCACCTCCGCCCGACGCGCTGCCCCCGGTGGTGCTCACCGTGGACCGGGGCGGCGTGCTGCGTATCAACCGGGAGGAAGTCCCGCGCGACCAGGTGGTGGCGCGGCTCAAGCGCATGCTCAACGCGCGCCCGGACAAGATCGTCTTCTTCGACGCGGGCGACGACGTGCCCTACGGCGCCGCCATGGACGTGCTGGACCTCGCCCGGGGTGGAGACATCACCGTGGGCGTGCTGCCAGACAAGCTCGCGGACTGA
- a CDS encoding metallophosphoesterase family protein, with translation MRRVGLVVALVAGLMLGACLRPAEERAVRDAKVGLAEGGGLSLVVDDGLASVRGVDDGQVVLWGNAPVFTARATLDAGARADWLLTVRNAMPDAVLVAELEEGGEVLAVEPVAQVVPTVKMWRVALRPGAVARLRVAPPGWDSSAPFRFAALADVQEALPRVGDIYARLMRDESLRFILFAGDLTETGTREQLMEFQERLEAGSRIPLYATLGNHETFTKDAREYTSLVGRGSQSFVFQGVRFTVVDSSNGTLDPIVDELLDGWLEASRQGTHVVAMHVPPQDPVGLRGGGFANRGESAALVGKLARAGVDLTLYGHIHSYYSFTNAGIPAFISGGGGAIPETFDGVGRHYLAVDVSADEGLREVSLVRVD, from the coding sequence ATGAGGCGCGTGGGTCTGGTGGTGGCGCTCGTGGCGGGGCTGATGCTGGGCGCGTGTCTGCGGCCGGCGGAGGAGCGCGCGGTGCGCGACGCGAAGGTGGGGCTCGCGGAGGGCGGCGGCCTGTCGCTCGTGGTCGATGACGGGCTGGCGTCCGTGCGAGGCGTCGACGACGGGCAGGTGGTGCTGTGGGGCAACGCGCCGGTGTTCACCGCGCGGGCCACGCTGGACGCGGGGGCGCGGGCGGACTGGCTGTTGACGGTGCGCAACGCGATGCCGGACGCGGTGCTGGTGGCGGAGCTGGAGGAGGGCGGCGAGGTGCTCGCGGTGGAGCCGGTGGCGCAGGTGGTGCCCACGGTGAAGATGTGGCGCGTGGCGCTGCGCCCGGGCGCGGTGGCGCGGCTGCGCGTGGCGCCTCCGGGCTGGGACTCGTCGGCGCCGTTCCGCTTCGCGGCGCTGGCGGACGTGCAGGAGGCGCTGCCCCGCGTGGGCGACATCTACGCGCGCCTCATGCGCGATGAATCGCTGCGCTTCATCCTCTTCGCCGGGGACCTGACGGAGACTGGGACGCGGGAGCAGTTGATGGAGTTCCAGGAGCGGCTGGAGGCCGGCTCGCGCATCCCCCTCTACGCCACGCTGGGCAACCACGAGACCTTCACGAAGGACGCGCGCGAGTACACGTCGCTGGTGGGGCGCGGCAGCCAGAGCTTCGTGTTCCAGGGCGTGCGCTTCACGGTGGTGGATTCGAGCAACGGCACGCTGGACCCCATCGTGGACGAGCTGCTCGACGGGTGGCTGGAGGCGTCGCGCCAGGGCACCCACGTGGTGGCGATGCACGTGCCGCCCCAGGACCCGGTGGGCCTGCGGGGCGGCGGCTTCGCGAACCGGGGCGAGTCCGCGGCGCTGGTGGGGAAGCTGGCGCGCGCGGGCGTGGACCTCACGCTCTACGGGCACATCCACTCGTACTATTCGTTCACCAACGCGGGCATCCCCGCCTTCATCTCCGGCGGTGGCGGCGCGATTCCGGAGACCTTCGACGGCGTGGGGCGGCACTATCTCGCGGTGGACGTGAGCGCGGACGAGGGCCTGCGTGAGGTGTCGCTGGTCCGCGTGGATTGA
- a CDS encoding ExbD/TolR family protein yields MSARRSSLTPEMNVTPLVDVVLVLLIIFMVVTPQIEAGASVDLPTASNPDKENKELEPTTVSLAANGAFFLDRKELKRDALIAELKSLREKKPDSPVVLKADRGVRYSEVRGVFKSMQDLGFPGINLQVVDKPKH; encoded by the coding sequence ATGTCCGCCCGGCGTAGCAGCCTGACGCCGGAGATGAACGTGACGCCGCTGGTGGACGTGGTGCTCGTCCTCCTCATCATCTTCATGGTCGTCACGCCTCAAATCGAAGCGGGCGCTTCGGTGGACCTGCCCACCGCCTCGAATCCGGACAAGGAGAACAAGGAGCTGGAGCCCACCACGGTGAGCCTGGCGGCCAACGGAGCGTTCTTCCTGGACCGCAAGGAGCTGAAGCGGGACGCGCTGATCGCCGAGCTGAAGAGCCTGCGCGAGAAGAAGCCGGACTCGCCCGTGGTGCTGAAGGCCGACCGCGGCGTGCGCTACTCCGAGGTGCGCGGCGTCTTCAAGAGCATGCAGGACCTGGGGTTCCCGGGCATCAACCTGCAGGTCGTCGACAAGCCGAAACACTAG
- a CDS encoding TonB-dependent receptor domain-containing protein, with the protein MPCVSRCLRRDSTARRDVLSRSTFPRALVAALSLITAPVALAAATPAVVSAPALRPTRAEATPRPQLLAQATVAEPSTAQPMSAGTQPTGTEPQPATSAAPTSGTTQPATSTAPTQQSATGVAQQPVTGTAQIPDATQPTTGTAPSTDGQPTTGTAQAPDAAAPAESTEGQQPSGEAVAQDAALGDEALMAESAAPPPGFTGIYGKVSDEVNQEGLIEATVKVVTGAEKQVLTDLDGNYKLALPPGKYDLRVFYDVYQGRRITGVVVTQGKATKLDVALSADVGAVQEVVVEARADRRAEGALLQERKKAAAVSDAISAQEISRTPDSSASDAVKRVVSATVVDGRYVLLRGLGGRYSTTLLNGALLPSPEPDEPSVPLDLFPTSLLANLNVVKSYTADLPGSFGGGTLLIETNTYPSQFEFKPRITFGGDTQTTGQERNAQRGGGALEFLGFPGADRKLPDAIPTGHALGNGNESTAEQEAQWESFPNVWKARQKTALPNMGLSASLGDTLRFGNQRLGYLATVNYGHKESVQHTTYSKAAFELDGSYTTYDDSQAHLGVETANLSGLASVGYQLDRDNELTLFTLFTRGTDTRTTTSTGSDMLRGDLYEGSRLQFIVRQLSFNQVRGFHRLGLLNDAEVDWQANLSRVDRDEPDTRDTLYSDNLSAPVGAVSFPNQANSGERFFAELGETSTGGSVNVTLPFTDVRLKVGGLTQFSFRDFRARRFRFGIQPGREVDRFLPPEQLFGPDLLGNGMRVTESTRPDSDAYDASLSVYAGYVTADVTPTEALRLVGGIRLEGSTQDLTAIDQFTGLEQANNKVDYLDWLPTFNAIYALTPAVNLRAGYSYTLARPTFRELAPFTFYDFVRRRNISGNPNLQQTRIHNVDARVEWFVGDNEVLAASAFYKRFENPIERVINSAGAGDMNFENTPAANTYGVELEARTTLGRLTPALQPVRVGANLTLIQSNIDLGSMQGLQTNSRRPLQGQSPYVVNVNVGYERPESGTEVALLYNVYGRRISEVGTDNLPDVYEQPFHRVDIALTQQLGRVTQLKLTASNLLDSKVTLQQGDVTLVQYRPGIAFSAALGLSL; encoded by the coding sequence ATGCCATGTGTGTCGCGTTGTTTACGGCGCGACTCGACGGCAAGGAGAGACGTGTTGTCTCGCTCAACCTTCCCGCGCGCCCTCGTGGCAGCGCTTTCACTCATCACCGCTCCCGTGGCACTCGCGGCCGCCACGCCCGCCGTCGTGTCCGCCCCCGCCCTCCGGCCAACGCGGGCCGAAGCCACACCCCGCCCCCAACTCCTCGCCCAGGCCACCGTCGCCGAGCCTTCCACCGCGCAGCCGATGAGCGCGGGCACACAGCCGACGGGCACCGAGCCGCAGCCCGCGACGAGCGCGGCCCCGACGTCCGGCACCACGCAGCCCGCGACGAGCACGGCCCCGACGCAGCAGTCCGCGACCGGTGTCGCTCAGCAGCCCGTCACAGGCACCGCGCAGATTCCCGACGCCACCCAGCCGACGACCGGCACCGCGCCATCCACCGACGGTCAGCCCACCACGGGCACCGCGCAGGCTCCGGACGCCGCCGCGCCCGCCGAGTCCACCGAGGGTCAGCAGCCCTCGGGCGAGGCCGTGGCCCAGGACGCCGCGCTCGGGGACGAGGCGCTGATGGCCGAGTCCGCCGCGCCGCCGCCGGGCTTCACCGGCATCTACGGCAAGGTCTCCGACGAGGTGAACCAGGAGGGCCTCATCGAGGCCACCGTGAAGGTCGTCACCGGCGCGGAGAAGCAGGTCCTCACCGACCTCGACGGCAACTACAAGCTCGCGCTCCCGCCCGGCAAGTACGACCTGCGCGTCTTCTACGACGTCTATCAGGGCCGCCGCATCACCGGCGTCGTCGTCACCCAGGGCAAGGCGACGAAGCTCGACGTCGCGCTCAGCGCCGACGTGGGCGCCGTGCAGGAGGTCGTCGTCGAGGCCCGCGCGGACCGCCGCGCCGAGGGCGCCCTCCTCCAGGAGCGCAAGAAGGCCGCCGCCGTCTCCGACGCCATCAGCGCCCAGGAAATCTCCCGCACCCCCGACTCCAGCGCCTCCGACGCCGTCAAGCGCGTGGTCAGCGCCACCGTCGTCGACGGCCGCTACGTCCTGCTGCGCGGCCTGGGCGGCCGCTACAGCACCACGCTCCTCAACGGCGCGCTGCTGCCCAGCCCGGAGCCCGACGAGCCCAGCGTCCCGCTCGACCTGTTCCCCACCTCGCTGCTCGCCAACCTCAACGTGGTGAAGAGCTACACCGCCGACCTCCCCGGCTCCTTCGGCGGCGGCACCCTCCTCATCGAGACCAACACCTACCCGAGCCAGTTCGAGTTCAAGCCCCGCATCACCTTCGGCGGCGACACCCAGACCACCGGCCAGGAGCGCAACGCCCAGCGCGGCGGCGGCGCCCTCGAGTTCCTCGGCTTCCCCGGCGCCGACCGCAAGCTGCCGGACGCCATCCCCACCGGCCACGCGCTCGGCAACGGCAACGAGTCCACCGCCGAGCAGGAGGCCCAGTGGGAGAGCTTCCCCAACGTGTGGAAGGCCCGCCAGAAGACGGCGCTGCCCAACATGGGCCTGAGCGCGTCGCTCGGTGACACGCTGCGCTTCGGCAACCAGCGCCTGGGCTACCTGGCCACCGTCAACTACGGCCACAAGGAGTCCGTCCAGCACACCACCTACAGCAAGGCGGCCTTCGAGCTGGACGGTTCCTACACCACGTACGACGACTCCCAGGCCCACCTGGGCGTGGAGACGGCCAACCTCAGCGGCCTGGCCAGCGTGGGCTACCAGCTGGACCGCGACAACGAGCTGACCCTCTTCACCCTCTTCACCCGCGGCACCGACACGCGCACCACCACCAGCACCGGTTCGGACATGCTCCGCGGCGACCTCTACGAGGGCAGCCGGCTCCAGTTCATCGTCCGCCAGCTCTCCTTCAACCAGGTGCGCGGCTTCCACCGCCTGGGCCTGCTCAACGACGCGGAGGTGGACTGGCAGGCCAACCTCTCCCGCGTGGACCGCGACGAGCCGGACACGCGCGACACCCTCTACAGCGACAACCTCAGCGCCCCCGTCGGCGCCGTCTCCTTCCCCAACCAGGCCAACAGCGGCGAGCGCTTCTTCGCCGAGCTGGGCGAGACGTCCACCGGCGGCAGCGTCAACGTCACCCTCCCCTTCACCGACGTGCGCCTCAAGGTGGGCGGCCTGACGCAGTTCTCCTTCCGCGACTTCCGCGCCCGCCGCTTCCGCTTCGGCATCCAGCCCGGCCGCGAGGTGGACCGCTTCCTGCCCCCCGAGCAGCTGTTCGGCCCGGACCTGCTCGGCAACGGCATGCGCGTCACGGAGAGCACCCGTCCGGACTCGGACGCGTATGACGCCTCGCTCAGCGTCTACGCGGGCTACGTCACCGCCGACGTCACGCCCACGGAGGCCCTGCGGCTGGTGGGCGGCATCCGCCTGGAGGGCTCCACCCAGGACCTGACCGCCATCGACCAGTTCACCGGACTCGAACAGGCGAACAACAAGGTCGACTACCTGGACTGGCTGCCGACCTTCAACGCCATCTACGCCCTCACCCCCGCCGTCAACCTGCGCGCGGGCTACAGCTACACGCTGGCGCGGCCCACCTTCCGCGAGCTGGCGCCCTTCACCTTCTACGACTTCGTGCGCCGCCGGAACATCTCCGGCAACCCGAACCTGCAGCAGACGCGCATCCACAACGTGGACGCGCGCGTCGAGTGGTTCGTCGGCGACAACGAGGTGCTCGCCGCCAGCGCCTTCTACAAGCGCTTCGAGAACCCCATCGAGCGCGTCATCAACTCCGCGGGCGCGGGCGACATGAACTTCGAGAACACCCCCGCCGCGAACACCTACGGCGTGGAGCTGGAGGCGCGCACCACCCTGGGCCGCCTCACCCCCGCGCTCCAGCCGGTGCGCGTGGGCGCCAACCTCACCCTCATCCAGTCCAACATCGACCTGGGCTCCATGCAGGGCCTGCAGACCAACTCCCGCCGTCCGCTCCAGGGCCAGTCGCCGTACGTGGTCAACGTCAACGTCGGCTACGAGCGCCCGGAGAGCGGCACCGAGGTGGCGCTGCTCTACAACGTCTACGGGCGGCGCATCAGCGAGGTGGGGACGGACAACCTCCCCGACGTCTACGAGCAGCCGTTCCACCGCGTGGACATCGCCCTCACCCAGCAGCTGGGCCGCGTCACGCAGCTGAAGCTCACCGCCTCCAACCTCCTCGACTCCAAGGTCACCCTCCAGCAGGGCGACGTCACCCTGGTCCAGTACCGACCGGGCATCGCGTTCTCCGCGGCGCTCGGCCTCTCCCTGTAG
- a CDS encoding MotA/TolQ/ExbB proton channel family protein, which yields MNFNLRDIYSHMGVFALGIAWTLIAFAVASLAVFFERLFVFFRSRNVSRRFAARAGQLLTQHQHEELVKEAEATKGSHLAVLLGGGMKTFLAKSRQPAGKLGPVELTRRELVRINERVSADVRRGMSVLATVGSVAPFVGLLGTVVGIIEAFSGIAKEGSGGLGAVSAGIAEALVVTALGLLVAIPAVLMFNFLSTRADALQLSLDTARGELMDHLEDTSSDKRQGVNNGAVATGPETVARREGLDVRPA from the coding sequence ATGAATTTCAATCTTCGGGACATCTACAGCCACATGGGCGTGTTCGCCCTGGGCATCGCCTGGACGCTCATCGCCTTCGCCGTCGCGTCGCTGGCGGTGTTCTTCGAGCGCCTGTTCGTCTTCTTCCGCTCGCGCAACGTGTCCCGCCGCTTCGCCGCGCGCGCCGGGCAGCTGCTCACCCAGCACCAGCACGAGGAGCTGGTGAAGGAGGCGGAGGCCACCAAGGGCAGCCACCTGGCCGTCCTGCTCGGCGGCGGCATGAAGACCTTCCTCGCGAAGTCCCGTCAGCCGGCCGGCAAGCTGGGCCCGGTGGAGCTGACGCGCCGCGAGCTGGTGCGCATCAACGAGCGCGTCAGCGCCGACGTGCGCCGCGGCATGTCCGTGCTCGCCACGGTGGGTTCGGTGGCGCCGTTCGTCGGTCTGCTCGGCACGGTGGTGGGCATCATCGAGGCCTTCTCCGGCATCGCCAAGGAAGGCTCCGGCGGCCTAGGCGCGGTGTCCGCCGGTATCGCCGAGGCGCTCGTCGTCACGGCGCTCGGCCTGCTCGTCGCGATTCCCGCGGTGCTGATGTTCAACTTCCTGTCCACGCGCGCGGACGCGCTCCAGCTGTCGCTGGACACGGCCCGCGGCGAGCTGATGGACCACCTGGAGGACACGTCGTCGGACAAGCGCCAGGGCGTGAACAACGGCGCCGTCGCCACGGGCCCGGAGACGGTGGCCCGCCGGGAGGGGCTCGATGTCCGCCCGGCGTAG
- a CDS encoding energy transducer TonB: MFETFDSATDVHSARRFALSTTASVGVFVLIGVAVVSAAGKVREVIQEKKGTDVVFRPPPPPVVEVKPPPPPPPPPPKPRLAPKAAPPAVAKAPPPAVPVVTPAPIVAPTTVPLDKPPEAERETVAAAPIAVGGTGSLVPGGVVGGTGAGEGLAGGGGRAAPINLPESATPPEPLESNLIPDYPADARSKGLEGMVILKGVVEVDGRVTQLKVMRGDEPFASAALAAVKSWRFKPAVVEGRPTAVFRIFKVPFRLKS; this comes from the coding sequence ATGTTCGAAACGTTCGACAGCGCCACGGATGTCCACTCGGCGCGGCGGTTCGCGCTCTCCACCACGGCCTCGGTCGGGGTGTTCGTCCTCATCGGCGTCGCGGTCGTCTCCGCGGCGGGCAAGGTCCGCGAGGTCATCCAGGAGAAGAAGGGGACGGACGTCGTCTTCCGTCCGCCCCCGCCGCCTGTCGTCGAGGTGAAGCCGCCTCCGCCTCCTCCGCCGCCCCCTCCCAAGCCGAGGCTCGCGCCCAAGGCCGCGCCGCCCGCCGTCGCCAAGGCGCCGCCGCCCGCGGTGCCGGTGGTGACGCCGGCGCCCATCGTCGCGCCCACCACGGTGCCGCTCGACAAGCCGCCCGAGGCGGAGCGGGAGACGGTGGCCGCCGCGCCCATCGCCGTGGGTGGCACGGGCTCGCTCGTCCCGGGCGGCGTGGTGGGTGGCACCGGCGCGGGCGAGGGCCTGGCCGGCGGCGGTGGCCGCGCGGCGCCCATCAACCTCCCCGAATCCGCCACGCCTCCCGAGCCGCTCGAGTCCAACCTCATCCCCGACTATCCCGCTGACGCGCGCTCCAAGGGATTGGAGGGCATGGTCATCCTCAAGGGTGTCGTCGAGGTGGATGGGCGCGTCACGCAGCTCAAGGTCATGCGCGGCGACGAGCCGTTCGCCAGCGCGGCGCTCGCGGCCGTGAAGAGCTGGCGCTTCAAGCCCGCGGTCGTCGAGGGCCGGCCCACCGCCGTGTTCCGCATCTTCAAGGTTCCATTCCGTCTCAAGTCGTAG